The following proteins are co-located in the Flectobacillus major DSM 103 genome:
- the nhaD gene encoding sodium:proton antiporter NhaD, producing the protein MTLLLVSVFVIGYLAITLEHSIHINKTASALLTGVLCWSIYALMGTDTAHQVSEHLSHHLGDIAEIVFFLLGAMTIVELIDAHDGFSVITNRIKTQNIKQLMWIIAILTFFMSAILDNLTTAIVMASLLRKIMHASDTRKIMVGLVVIAANAGGAWSPLGDVTTTMLWIGTQVSATGVMSQLILPSLVSMIVPLIYLTFTLKTKSNLFLNKSGVSSSVSVSSRNTMFVVGLGVLLFVPVFKTVTHLPPYMGMLLGLGIVWLVSEIIHKDKDEETKSKYSAVHALRKIDTSSILFFLGILVAIAALESTELLHHFAEGMNKTLGNQDLIVFVIGVASSIIDNVPLVAASMGMYDLATYPTDSKLWEFMAYCAGTGGSLLIIGSAAGVAVMGMEKIDFVWYFKKITFVALIGYVAGAATYLALYNFMH; encoded by the coding sequence ATGACTTTACTACTTGTATCCGTTTTTGTAATTGGCTATTTGGCTATTACGCTCGAACACTCTATTCATATCAATAAAACGGCTTCGGCTTTGTTGACTGGCGTACTTTGTTGGAGTATTTATGCTTTGATGGGCACCGACACCGCTCATCAGGTTTCCGAGCATCTGTCACATCACCTTGGCGATATTGCCGAGATTGTATTTTTCTTACTTGGGGCTATGACTATCGTCGAGCTGATAGATGCCCATGACGGATTTAGTGTGATTACTAATCGTATCAAAACCCAGAATATCAAGCAATTGATGTGGATAATTGCTATTTTGACATTTTTTATGTCGGCCATTTTAGATAATTTAACAACGGCTATCGTGATGGCTTCGTTGCTTCGTAAAATTATGCACGCTAGCGATACCCGCAAAATTATGGTTGGCTTGGTAGTAATAGCTGCCAATGCAGGTGGAGCATGGTCTCCTTTGGGCGATGTTACTACGACAATGCTTTGGATTGGTACGCAGGTTTCGGCTACAGGGGTTATGTCCCAATTGATATTACCAAGTTTGGTTTCGATGATAGTACCATTGATATACCTGACATTTACGTTAAAAACTAAATCTAATCTTTTTCTGAATAAGTCTGGGGTGAGTAGCAGTGTGAGTGTGTCGTCCAGAAATACGATGTTTGTTGTAGGCTTAGGAGTATTACTTTTTGTACCTGTATTCAAAACCGTCACACATTTACCTCCTTATATGGGTATGTTGTTGGGCTTGGGTATTGTCTGGTTGGTTTCCGAAATTATTCATAAAGATAAAGATGAAGAAACTAAGTCGAAATATTCGGCAGTACATGCTCTTCGCAAAATAGATACCTCTAGTATTTTATTCTTTTTGGGAATTTTGGTAGCTATTGCGGCTCTGGAAAGCACCGAGTTATTACATCATTTTGCCGAAGGTATGAACAAAACGTTGGGCAATCAAGACTTAATTGTTTTTGTAATAGGTGTAGCCTCATCGATTATTGATAATGTACCTTTGGTAGCGGCATCGATGGGTATGTACGACTTGGCCACTTATCCGACCGACTCAAAACTCTGGGAATTTATGGCTTATTGTGCAGGTACAGGCGGGAGTTTATTGATTATTGGTTCGGCTGCTGGTGTGGCTGTTATGGGAATGGAGAAGATAGATTTTGTGTGGTATTTCAAAAAAATCACCTTTGTCGCCTTGATAGGCTACGTAGCTGGTGCCGCTACCTATTTGGCTCTGTATAATTTTATGCACTAG
- a CDS encoding universal stress protein — protein sequence MENLVISKILIPVDFSTTSTNALEVAIDLAQKHKASVSLLHVVDSSFMMIAPDGSMVVDISSDIIIKENERKLDELFDKYKQRGFWDIQRIVKVGQVSQEIVDCAKELDIDLIVMGTHGTSGIQEFLIGSDAFRVVKNAACPVLTVPTYHQWKGISKVLFPIRPVEGALDKLDFTKAILSAYKSEWTVVGMSEDNPVYIEKVTDLLDTLVGHLNKEGISNKSLFYHGGDIAERVNEIASLLMVDLVVITATTDYTFKEYFAGNYSQQVVNHAQVPVLSVRPSKLTIEKEKTYHLTTEDNMLINLSYGAQFHGVI from the coding sequence ATGGAAAATTTGGTGATTAGTAAAATATTAATACCTGTAGATTTTAGTACAACTTCTACAAATGCTTTGGAGGTAGCTATCGACTTGGCTCAAAAACACAAAGCTAGTGTTAGTTTACTTCATGTGGTGGATTCTAGCTTTATGATGATTGCACCCGACGGTAGTATGGTCGTGGATATTTCTTCCGATATCATTATCAAAGAAAATGAGCGTAAGCTTGATGAACTTTTTGATAAATATAAACAACGAGGTTTCTGGGATATTCAACGTATTGTAAAAGTAGGGCAGGTAAGTCAGGAAATTGTGGATTGTGCCAAAGAATTGGACATCGACCTCATTGTAATGGGTACACACGGTACATCGGGGATTCAAGAGTTTTTGATTGGTTCAGATGCTTTTCGGGTAGTAAAAAATGCTGCTTGCCCTGTACTTACCGTACCGACATATCATCAGTGGAAGGGGATTTCAAAGGTATTGTTCCCGATTAGACCTGTAGAAGGGGCTTTGGACAAGCTGGATTTTACCAAGGCAATACTGTCGGCTTACAAGAGCGAATGGACTGTGGTGGGGATGTCGGAAGATAATCCTGTGTATATCGAAAAAGTAACAGATTTGTTAGATACACTTGTCGGGCATTTGAACAAAGAGGGTATTTCCAATAAGTCGCTATTTTATCATGGTGGTGATATAGCCGAAAGGGTAAATGAAATAGCATCATTATTAATGGTCGATTTGGTGGTAATTACGGCTACTACAGATTATACTTTTAAGGAATACTTTGCAGGAAATTATTCTCAACAGGTGGTCAATCATGCCCAAGTACCTGTTTTGTCGGTGCGTCCAAGTAAGCTTACGATAGAAAAAGAGAAAACGTATCACTTAACCACCGAAGATAATATGTTGATTAATCTGAGCTATGGAGCTCAGTTTCACGGAGTAATTTGA
- a CDS encoding N-acetylmuramoyl-L-alanine amidase-like domain-containing protein: protein MLLFCGLNTALSQTTDEAIFKGIMSQPLPSKTAERALFIAQQWLEKPYTAHSLESNPESLVINLHEFDCATLVENALAIALTRDQSFASFKQQLQALRYRHGKINGYASRLHYFTDWLTENERKKVLMNITQQAGGKLYKKAPYFMSAHQQKYPQMEDYRTSEAIRMAEVNLQRQTFYYIPKAEVAAKEIAIQDGDIIAITTSIAGLDVSHEGLAIRKNGRVHLLHASLDAKKVIISEEPLADYLSKHKTQTGIMVSRIQ, encoded by the coding sequence GTGCTTTTATTCTGTGGACTCAATACTGCCTTGAGCCAAACTACCGACGAAGCTATTTTTAAGGGTATCATGAGCCAACCTTTACCTAGCAAAACAGCAGAACGAGCCTTGTTTATTGCCCAACAGTGGCTTGAAAAACCCTATACGGCTCATTCTTTGGAAAGTAACCCCGAAAGTTTGGTAATCAATCTTCATGAATTTGATTGTGCTACCTTGGTCGAAAATGCACTTGCTATAGCTTTAACACGTGACCAATCGTTTGCTAGTTTCAAACAACAATTACAAGCTTTAAGATACCGACATGGAAAAATTAATGGATACGCATCTCGTCTGCATTATTTTACCGATTGGCTAACTGAGAATGAGCGAAAAAAAGTTTTAATGAATATTACTCAACAAGCTGGCGGTAAACTTTATAAAAAAGCCCCTTATTTTATGTCGGCTCATCAGCAAAAATACCCTCAAATGGAAGATTATCGCACCAGTGAGGCGATCAGAATGGCCGAAGTTAATTTACAAAGACAAACGTTCTACTATATTCCTAAGGCAGAGGTTGCAGCCAAAGAGATAGCTATTCAAGACGGCGATATTATTGCCATTACTACTTCTATTGCTGGCTTAGATGTTTCTCACGAAGGGCTGGCCATTCGGAAAAATGGCAGAGTGCATTTGCTTCATGCTTCGTTAGATGCCAAAAAAGTGATTATTTCGGAAGAACCCTTAGCCGACTATCTTAGTAAGCACAAAACGCAGACAGGTATTATGGTTTCGAGAATCCAATAA
- a CDS encoding MFS transporter: MKKINKPFLSLTQIINMSVGFLGIQFGFALQNGNASRILQTYGADVEHLSWFWLAAPLTGMIVQPIIGHYSDKTWGRYGRRKPYFLAGAILAAVALAFMPNASFLAGVLPAVVLGAGFLMFMDASFNIAMEPFRALVADNLPDEQNTTGFSVQTTLIGIGAIAGGFLPQILNKVFNISNESANGNVQENVLYSFYIGSAVILSAILWTVFTTKEYSPAERTSFGFEEENHDQNSLKDIFKDFAAMPITMKQLGLVQFFSWIALFSMWVYATPAIAHQVYGLPLSDHSSKAYNDAGDWVSSLFGIYNGVSALYALALPKIAAQFGKKTTHAFSLICGGLGLTSIFFITNPDMLLLSMIGVGIAWASILAMPYAILANTIPINKMGVYMGIFNFFITFPQIVNGIFGGMIVKNIYGSNSIYAILTAGVFMILGAISVLFVRDEKA, translated from the coding sequence ATGAAAAAAATTAATAAGCCCTTTCTAAGCTTAACACAAATTATTAATATGAGTGTTGGCTTTTTGGGTATCCAGTTCGGCTTTGCCCTTCAAAACGGCAACGCATCACGTATTCTTCAAACCTACGGTGCCGATGTAGAACACCTTTCATGGTTTTGGCTAGCAGCACCCCTTACAGGTATGATTGTGCAGCCTATTATTGGGCATTATTCTGATAAAACATGGGGGCGGTATGGTCGTCGCAAACCCTATTTCTTGGCAGGTGCTATTTTAGCGGCTGTAGCTTTGGCTTTTATGCCTAATGCTTCTTTTCTGGCAGGAGTATTACCAGCGGTTGTACTTGGAGCAGGATTTTTGATGTTTATGGATGCCTCGTTCAATATTGCCATGGAGCCATTCAGGGCATTAGTAGCCGACAACCTTCCCGACGAACAAAATACTACGGGCTTTTCGGTACAAACTACATTGATTGGGATTGGTGCAATTGCAGGGGGATTTTTGCCTCAAATTTTGAACAAAGTCTTTAATATTTCCAACGAGTCGGCCAATGGTAATGTACAAGAAAATGTGCTTTATTCATTTTATATTGGTTCGGCGGTTATTCTTTCGGCTATTTTATGGACAGTATTTACAACCAAAGAATATTCGCCTGCCGAAAGAACTTCTTTTGGTTTTGAAGAAGAAAATCATGACCAAAATAGCCTTAAAGACATCTTCAAGGATTTTGCAGCTATGCCTATCACTATGAAGCAATTGGGCTTGGTACAGTTTTTCTCGTGGATTGCCTTATTTTCTATGTGGGTATATGCTACTCCTGCGATTGCTCATCAGGTATATGGCTTGCCATTGAGCGACCACAGCTCAAAGGCTTATAACGATGCTGGCGACTGGGTAAGCTCGTTATTTGGGATTTATAACGGTGTATCGGCATTATATGCCTTGGCTTTGCCTAAAATTGCTGCTCAATTTGGCAAAAAAACAACTCATGCTTTTTCACTGATTTGTGGTGGTTTAGGTCTGACCTCAATATTTTTTATCACTAATCCCGACATGCTATTGCTAAGTATGATTGGTGTAGGAATTGCTTGGGCAAGTATCTTAGCTATGCCTTATGCCATTTTGGCCAACACTATTCCTATCAACAAAATGGGTGTTTATATGGGTATTTTCAACTTTTTTATCACGTTTCCCCAAATCGTTAATGGAATTTTTGGTGGTATGATTGTCAAAAATATCTATGGCTCAAACTCCATTTATGCTATCTTAACGGCAGGCGTATTTATGATTTTAGGGGCTATTTCAGTGCTTTTTGTTCGTGACGAAAAAGCGTAA
- a CDS encoding alpha-amylase family glycosyl hydrolase — protein MSQKLFKITTFLGCLIFIFMAKAQVVKKANIPENKGRIAKTKNYSKFNNKDSNLKKHKPSEYKKIMTTKNDKLVVLQMMFHLWGNTNTTNKMNGSAAENGVTKFKDINDKALKELKKFGYSHLYMTGLIEHATMEDLTALGIPKDHPDVVKGRCGSPFAIKDYFDVNPFFATNPAKRMEEFEAMVARVHKNGLKVVMDFVPNHVARVYHSDMKPEGIRDFGADDDQHKAFDPHNNFYYLPNTSFQIPDGVNAPVKADGPYVESPAKASGNDVFSAKPTIDDWFETVKLNYGVDILNGRSRHFDPIPSTWLKMVQILKYWSAKGVDGFRCDMAEMVPVEFWQYATSEIKKEYPEMIFIAEIYNPREYHNYIKVGGFDYLYDKVGLYDGLRRLVEQKHEATVEDITRVWQHESGDISEHMLRFLENHDEQRINTPAFANGNPFAAIPAMVVTATLHTGPVMIYFGQELGEKADGKEGFNQADDRTTMFDFWGVPSHQAWMNNGKFDGGLLSEEQKQLQGFYKDLLKFVNSSDAVQHGAFFDLQYVQGQGYDRRKVYSYLRHTDKQKLLIVCNFDHHKEQNITVNIPEGAWQAMGLHPTGKFALKGVFNLNESKNILGNEGVPVRLLPNSVAIYDISSKK, from the coding sequence ATGTCTCAAAAACTCTTCAAAATCACAACATTCTTAGGTTGTTTAATTTTCATTTTTATGGCCAAGGCTCAGGTCGTAAAAAAAGCAAATATACCAGAGAATAAAGGCCGTATTGCCAAAACAAAGAATTATAGTAAATTCAATAATAAAGATAGTAACCTTAAAAAACACAAACCCAGCGAGTACAAAAAGATTATGACGACCAAAAACGACAAGCTAGTAGTCCTACAAATGATGTTTCACCTTTGGGGCAATACCAACACAACCAACAAAATGAATGGGTCGGCAGCCGAAAACGGTGTTACCAAATTTAAAGATATTAATGACAAAGCCTTGAAAGAGCTTAAAAAGTTTGGCTATTCGCATCTTTATATGACTGGTTTAATTGAGCATGCCACCATGGAAGACCTTACAGCTTTGGGTATTCCAAAAGACCACCCCGATGTGGTGAAAGGACGTTGTGGCTCGCCATTTGCTATCAAAGATTATTTTGATGTGAATCCTTTTTTTGCAACAAATCCAGCCAAAAGAATGGAGGAATTTGAGGCAATGGTAGCTCGTGTACACAAAAATGGCCTTAAAGTTGTCATGGATTTTGTACCAAACCATGTGGCAAGGGTGTATCATTCAGACATGAAACCAGAGGGTATTCGTGATTTTGGTGCCGACGACGACCAGCATAAAGCTTTTGACCCACACAACAATTTCTATTATTTGCCCAATACTTCCTTTCAGATTCCCGACGGCGTAAATGCTCCCGTAAAAGCCGATGGCCCTTATGTAGAATCACCAGCGAAGGCTTCGGGAAATGACGTTTTTTCGGCCAAGCCAACCATTGATGATTGGTTTGAAACAGTAAAATTAAACTACGGAGTAGATATTCTAAATGGCCGTTCTCGGCATTTCGATCCTATTCCTTCTACATGGCTCAAAATGGTTCAGATTCTGAAATATTGGTCGGCCAAGGGAGTTGACGGCTTTCGTTGCGATATGGCAGAGATGGTTCCTGTAGAGTTTTGGCAATATGCTACTAGCGAAATTAAAAAGGAATATCCCGAAATGATTTTTATTGCCGAAATCTACAACCCTCGTGAATACCACAACTATATTAAAGTAGGTGGATTTGACTACCTCTACGACAAAGTAGGGTTGTACGATGGTTTGCGAAGATTGGTAGAACAAAAACATGAGGCTACCGTCGAAGATATTACGCGTGTTTGGCAACACGAATCGGGCGATATTTCGGAACACATGTTGCGTTTTCTGGAAAACCACGACGAGCAACGCATCAATACGCCTGCATTTGCCAATGGCAATCCTTTTGCGGCTATTCCTGCTATGGTGGTTACGGCAACGCTACATACTGGCCCTGTAATGATTTATTTCGGACAAGAACTTGGCGAAAAGGCCGACGGAAAAGAAGGCTTTAACCAAGCCGACGACCGTACTACTATGTTTGATTTTTGGGGAGTACCTTCTCATCAGGCATGGATGAACAATGGCAAATTTGATGGAGGGTTGCTTTCTGAAGAACAAAAACAGCTTCAAGGCTTTTATAAAGACCTTCTCAAGTTTGTTAACAGTTCAGATGCCGTTCAGCATGGGGCATTTTTCGACCTCCAATATGTTCAAGGCCAAGGCTACGACCGTCGCAAAGTGTATAGCTATTTGCGACACACCGACAAACAAAAACTATTAATAGTTTGCAATTTTGACCACCACAAAGAGCAAAATATTACCGTAAATATTCCAGAAGGAGCTTGGCAGGCCATGGGGCTACACCCAACAGGCAAATTTGCCCTAAAAGGGGTTTTTAACCTCAATGAAAGCAAAAACATACTAGGCAACGAAGGTGTACCCGTAAGATTATTACCAAATTCTGTTGCTATTTATGATATTTCTTCTAAAAAATAG
- a CDS encoding glycoside hydrolase family 13 protein, with amino-acid sequence MKKTILSLLLCCLVATVMAQSPSIQRVNPSNWWVGMKNPSLQLLVYGKNIKGADVKIDYAGVSLEKVHTVENPNYLFLDLKIAPTTQAGKFNIELTKTIQIQKGKKKVVDQIVKLSQPFELKIRDKKPQEINAKDFIYLILPDRFANGDPSNDKFADMADPESDRKNPFLRHGGDLKGITNHLDYFKELGATALWLNPVIENNQPQTNEGGAMRSAYHGYGFTDQYNVDRRLGGNAAYLELVTEAHKKGLKIIQDAVYNHVGINHWILKDMPSKDWLNQWDTYTNTSYRDEPVVDITHGNQADFKVQQNGWFVPFLPDLNHKNEFVANYLIQHALWTVEYFGIDGWRVDTYQYNDLAFMNRCNSALLDEYPNMFITGENSVQSIVSQAYFTRNNLNVPFKSNLPSPNDFVLYYAINDALNQNFDWGRGFNRIYSVLASDALYENPDLNMTFVDNHDQDRYFSVIGEDMNKYKLGLGFLLTTRGTPHLYYGTEILMKNFKNPSDAEVRQDFPGGWPDDKENKFLATQRTPKENEAFNFVKNLAHYRQGSSALQTGKLTQFLPQDGIYVYFRHDTNQSIMVIMSQNKDEKTLNTARFEERLKGFSTGKDIISGTTVSNLKEVKVSPMSIQVIELGH; translated from the coding sequence ATGAAAAAAACAATCTTATCATTGCTCTTATGCTGCTTGGTAGCCACTGTTATGGCTCAATCTCCAAGTATTCAGCGTGTCAACCCGTCTAACTGGTGGGTAGGTATGAAAAATCCCTCTTTACAGTTGCTTGTGTATGGCAAAAATATCAAAGGGGCAGATGTAAAAATTGATTACGCTGGTGTAAGCCTCGAAAAAGTACATACAGTAGAGAATCCTAATTATCTTTTTTTAGACCTAAAAATCGCCCCTACTACTCAGGCAGGTAAATTTAATATTGAACTTACCAAAACAATTCAAATACAAAAAGGTAAGAAAAAGGTAGTAGACCAAATCGTAAAACTGTCGCAACCATTTGAATTGAAAATTCGTGACAAAAAACCTCAGGAAATCAATGCTAAAGACTTTATCTATTTGATTTTACCCGACCGCTTTGCCAATGGCGACCCTAGCAACGACAAATTTGCTGATATGGCCGACCCCGAATCAGACCGAAAAAATCCCTTTTTACGCCATGGTGGCGACCTCAAAGGTATTACCAATCACCTCGATTATTTCAAAGAATTGGGCGCAACAGCTTTGTGGCTCAATCCTGTAATTGAAAACAATCAACCTCAAACCAACGAAGGTGGGGCTATGCGTTCGGCCTATCATGGTTATGGTTTTACCGACCAATACAATGTTGATAGACGTTTGGGAGGCAATGCCGCCTATTTGGAGCTAGTAACCGAAGCTCATAAAAAAGGCTTGAAAATAATTCAGGATGCGGTTTATAACCATGTGGGTATCAATCACTGGATTTTGAAAGATATGCCTTCAAAAGATTGGCTCAATCAATGGGATACTTATACCAATACATCGTATCGTGACGAACCTGTTGTCGATATTACTCATGGCAATCAGGCCGACTTCAAGGTTCAACAAAACGGTTGGTTTGTGCCATTTTTACCCGACCTCAACCATAAAAATGAATTTGTTGCCAACTATTTGATTCAACATGCCTTGTGGACGGTCGAGTATTTTGGTATTGATGGATGGCGAGTAGATACTTATCAGTACAACGATTTGGCGTTTATGAATCGTTGTAACTCGGCTTTGTTAGACGAATATCCCAATATGTTTATCACAGGTGAAAACTCGGTTCAAAGCATCGTAAGTCAGGCGTATTTTACACGCAACAACCTCAATGTTCCATTTAAAAGTAATCTACCATCACCCAACGACTTTGTGTTGTATTATGCTATTAATGACGCACTGAATCAAAATTTTGATTGGGGAAGAGGCTTTAATCGAATTTATTCGGTATTGGCCTCGGATGCTCTTTACGAAAATCCTGATTTGAATATGACTTTTGTGGATAATCATGACCAAGACCGCTATTTTTCGGTTATTGGTGAAGATATGAACAAATACAAACTAGGCTTGGGCTTTTTGCTCACTACACGAGGTACTCCTCATTTATATTATGGCACAGAGATTTTGATGAAAAACTTTAAGAATCCGTCCGATGCAGAAGTACGTCAAGATTTTCCTGGTGGCTGGCCTGATGATAAAGAAAATAAGTTTTTAGCAACACAAAGAACACCAAAAGAGAATGAAGCTTTTAACTTTGTGAAAAATTTGGCTCATTATCGTCAAGGTTCATCGGCTTTACAAACAGGAAAATTAACCCAGTTTTTACCACAAGATGGTATCTATGTGTATTTTCGTCATGATACCAATCAGTCGATTATGGTGATTATGAGTCAAAATAAAGATGAGAAAACCTTGAATACAGCTCGTTTTGAAGAAAGACTCAAGGGCTTCTCAACAGGAAAAGATATCATATCGGGTACTACTGTATCGAATTTAAAAGAGGTAAAAGTGAGCCCTATGTCGATTCAGGTAATTGAATTGGGGCATTAA
- the pgmB gene encoding beta-phosphoglucomutase — protein sequence MTTVKACLFDLDGVIVDTAVYHFQAWRRLANELGFDFTEHQNEQLKGVSRMESLDLILQWGGVTLTDAEKLDWANKKNQWYLDLVMQMTPNEVLPGVTAFLILLRENGIKIALGSASKNSKLILERIQMLSYFDAIIDGNNINKSKPDPQVFLLGAEATGCQPAECVVFEDAVAGIQAAKAGGMRAIGVGSAEVLTQADFVISTFEEMTLGRLNF from the coding sequence ATGACAACTGTAAAAGCCTGCCTTTTTGACCTCGACGGTGTGATTGTAGATACGGCAGTGTATCATTTTCAAGCATGGAGAAGGCTTGCCAATGAATTAGGTTTTGATTTTACCGAACACCAAAATGAGCAACTCAAAGGAGTTAGTAGAATGGAGTCGCTCGATTTGATATTACAATGGGGGGGCGTTACCCTAACTGATGCCGAAAAATTGGACTGGGCCAATAAAAAGAACCAATGGTACTTAGACTTGGTGATGCAGATGACTCCCAACGAAGTATTGCCAGGAGTAACTGCTTTTTTAATTTTATTGCGTGAAAATGGTATCAAAATAGCATTGGGTTCGGCTAGCAAAAATTCAAAATTGATACTCGAAAGAATCCAAATGTTATCGTATTTCGATGCCATTATAGACGGTAATAATATCAACAAAAGTAAGCCCGACCCACAGGTTTTTTTGCTAGGGGCAGAAGCCACAGGATGTCAACCTGCTGAATGTGTGGTTTTTGAAGATGCCGTAGCAGGTATTCAAGCCGCCAAAGCAGGAGGAATGAGGGCTATTGGAGTAGGCTCGGCCGAGGTACTCACCCAAGCAGATTTTGTGATTAGTACTTTTGAAGAAATGACTTTAGGTAGATTAAACTTCTAA